The following are encoded in a window of Streptomyces sp. 11x1 genomic DNA:
- a CDS encoding IclR family transcriptional regulator C-terminal domain-containing protein — MALKHEPTAPYHSAQDALRVLETVARHAGGVADAEIARRTGVDSERLTALLRMLRREGYVEQTTDGAYVTGAALARLGSTQGHDQALREQLQHTLDRLRDSVGAAVYVTRYLDGEIQVTGWADSPAMPAVHEWVDFRSSAHATAFGKGLLGQLDLNGRRDHLSRHRPARLTARTITNEKVLLSKLDAQTPTVPVLDLQEYAPGTVCAAVPLTAGSAVGCLALSLPLRQAHRLRAAANSLNRGAAPVLLSLAI; from the coding sequence GTGGCGCTCAAGCACGAGCCGACCGCGCCGTACCACTCGGCCCAGGACGCGCTGCGCGTCCTGGAGACGGTGGCGCGGCACGCAGGTGGCGTCGCCGACGCCGAGATCGCCCGTCGCACCGGCGTCGACAGTGAGCGGTTGACCGCGCTCCTGCGAATGCTGCGTCGCGAGGGGTACGTGGAACAGACCACCGACGGCGCCTATGTCACCGGTGCCGCACTCGCCCGGCTGGGCTCCACGCAGGGTCATGACCAGGCTCTGCGCGAGCAGCTCCAGCACACCCTCGACCGGCTGCGCGACTCCGTGGGCGCGGCCGTCTACGTCACCCGCTATCTGGACGGGGAGATCCAGGTCACCGGCTGGGCCGACAGCCCGGCCATGCCCGCCGTCCACGAGTGGGTCGACTTCCGTTCCTCCGCCCATGCCACCGCGTTCGGCAAGGGCCTGCTGGGCCAGCTCGACCTCAACGGCCGCCGCGACCACCTCTCGCGGCACCGCCCGGCCCGGCTCACCGCCCGTACGATCACCAACGAGAAGGTGCTGCTGAGCAAACTCGACGCCCAGACCCCCACGGTCCCGGTCCTCGACCTCCAGGAGTACGCGCCGGGCACGGTCTGCGCGGCCGTCCCCCTCACCGCGGGCTCCGCCGTCGGCTGCCTCGCCCTGTCCCTGCCGCTGCGGCAGGCGCACCGGCTGCGGGCGGCGGCGAACTCGCTGAACCGGGGAGCGGCGCCGGTGCTGCTGTCGTTGGCGATCTAG
- a CDS encoding amidase: protein MSELTELSAVRLVEGYRKGEFSPVEVTRAVLERAERVQPDVNAFVRIDTGSALAQARESEGRWRRGEPAGAVDGVPVTVKDILLMRGGPTLKGSRTIAEKGSWDEDAPSVARLREQGAVFLGKTTTPEFGWKGVTDSPLSGVTRNPYDLSRTAGGSSGGAAAAVALGAGPLALGTDGGGSVRIPAAFCGVFGLKPTYGRVPLYPASAFGTLSHVGPLTRDAADAALMLDVISGPDARDWSGLGPVPGSFVDALAGGVRGLRVAYSATLGGQVAVRPEVARVVRRAVEGLAGLGAYVSEADPDFCDPVEAFHTLWFSGAARVTQRMGAGQRALLDPGLREIRDAGARLSALEYLAAVDVRMDLGRRMGAFHERYDVLVTPTLPVTAFEAGVEVPGGSGHRRWTGWTPFTYPFNLTQQPAASVPVGVDGGGLPVGLQVVAARHRDDLVLRVGHALYAAGVAGVPAPAVGGSRV, encoded by the coding sequence ATGTCGGAGCTCACGGAACTGTCCGCCGTACGACTGGTCGAGGGGTACCGCAAGGGCGAGTTCAGTCCCGTGGAGGTGACCCGGGCGGTGCTGGAACGGGCCGAGCGGGTGCAGCCGGACGTGAACGCGTTCGTCCGGATCGACACCGGGTCGGCGCTCGCGCAGGCGCGGGAGTCGGAGGGGCGTTGGCGGCGCGGGGAGCCGGCCGGGGCGGTGGACGGGGTGCCGGTCACGGTGAAGGACATCCTGCTGATGCGGGGCGGGCCGACCCTGAAGGGCTCCAGGACCATCGCGGAGAAGGGGAGTTGGGACGAGGACGCGCCCTCCGTGGCCCGGCTGCGGGAGCAGGGGGCCGTCTTCCTGGGGAAGACCACGACGCCCGAGTTCGGCTGGAAGGGCGTCACGGACTCGCCGCTCAGCGGGGTGACCAGGAACCCGTACGACCTCTCGCGTACGGCCGGGGGTTCGAGCGGGGGCGCGGCGGCGGCCGTCGCGCTCGGGGCGGGGCCGCTGGCGCTGGGCACGGACGGGGGTGGCAGCGTGCGGATTCCGGCCGCCTTCTGCGGGGTGTTCGGGCTGAAGCCGACGTACGGGCGGGTGCCTCTGTATCCGGCGAGCGCGTTCGGCACGCTGTCGCACGTGGGGCCGTTGACCCGGGACGCGGCCGACGCGGCGCTGATGCTCGACGTGATCTCCGGACCTGACGCGCGGGACTGGTCGGGGCTGGGGCCGGTCCCCGGATCGTTCGTGGACGCGCTCGCGGGTGGGGTGCGGGGGCTGCGGGTCGCGTACTCGGCGACGCTGGGCGGGCAGGTCGCCGTGCGGCCGGAGGTCGCTCGCGTGGTGCGGCGGGCGGTGGAGGGGCTCGCCGGGCTCGGGGCGTACGTGAGTGAGGCCGACCCCGACTTCTGTGATCCGGTGGAGGCGTTCCACACGCTGTGGTTCAGCGGGGCGGCGCGGGTGACGCAGCGGATGGGGGCGGGGCAGCGGGCGCTGCTGGATCCCGGGTTGCGGGAGATCCGGGACGCCGGGGCGCGGCTGTCGGCGCTGGAGTATCTGGCCGCGGTGGATGTGCGGATGGATCTGGGGCGGCGGATGGGGGCGTTCCATGAGCGGTACGACGTGCTGGTGACGCCCACGTTGCCGGTGACGGCGTTCGAGGCGGGGGTGGAGGTGCCGGGGGGTTCGGGGCATCGGCGGTGGACGGGGTGGACGCCGTTCACGTATCCCTTCAACCTGACGCAGCAGCCGGCGGCGAGTGTGCCGGTGGGGGTGGACGGGGGTGGGTTGCCGGTGGGGCTTCAGGTGGTGGCGGCCCGGCATCGGGATGATCTGGTGCTGCGGGTGGGGCATGCGTTGTACGCGGCGGGGGTGGCGGGGGTGCCTGCGCCTGCCGTCGGTGGCTCCCGCGTTTGA
- a CDS encoding LLM class flavin-dependent oxidoreductase — protein MTTDEIRGETKGTAQFPLSVLDLVTVGAGRTATDALRTSVTLAHQAERRGFHRYWVAEHHSMPGVASSSPAVILAHLAAHTTRIRLGSGGVMLPNHAPLVIAEQFGTLEAMAPGRIDLGLGRAPGTDGATAAALRRSARLSEGADDFPEQLAELTRFLDDDFPDGHPYRRIHAVPGPIQSTSPGGVQSPHRPPVWLLGSSGFSARLAGSLGLPFAFAHHFSARNTIPALDLYRESFRPSPVLDAPYALIGVSALAADEEREARRQVRAAALNMVRLRTGRPGLVPTPEEAEAYEFSVVEQDFIDSWNADVVHGTVDEVRTRLDDLHKRTGADELMLTTHAHSADIRLRSYDLIADAYDLPRTGGQA, from the coding sequence GTGACCACAGACGAGATACGAGGCGAAACCAAGGGCACGGCCCAGTTCCCCCTCTCCGTCCTCGACCTGGTCACCGTCGGCGCAGGCCGCACCGCCACGGACGCCCTCCGTACCAGTGTCACCCTCGCCCACCAAGCGGAGCGGAGAGGCTTCCACCGCTACTGGGTCGCCGAACACCACTCCATGCCGGGCGTCGCATCCTCCTCCCCGGCCGTGATCCTCGCCCACCTCGCTGCCCACACCACCCGCATCCGCCTTGGCTCGGGCGGCGTGATGCTCCCCAACCACGCCCCCCTGGTGATCGCGGAGCAGTTCGGCACGCTGGAAGCCATGGCCCCCGGCCGTATCGACCTCGGCCTCGGCCGCGCCCCCGGCACGGACGGCGCCACCGCCGCCGCCCTGCGCCGCTCGGCCCGCCTCAGCGAGGGTGCCGACGACTTCCCCGAGCAGCTCGCGGAGCTCACCCGCTTCCTGGACGACGATTTCCCCGACGGCCACCCCTACCGCCGTATCCACGCGGTCCCGGGCCCGATCCAGAGCACCTCACCGGGCGGAGTCCAGTCCCCGCACCGGCCCCCGGTCTGGCTGCTGGGCTCCTCCGGCTTCAGTGCCCGTCTCGCCGGTTCCCTCGGCCTCCCCTTCGCCTTCGCGCACCACTTCTCCGCACGCAACACGATCCCGGCGCTCGACCTGTACCGCGAGTCGTTCCGCCCCTCACCGGTCCTGGACGCCCCGTACGCGCTGATCGGTGTCTCCGCCCTCGCCGCGGACGAGGAGAGGGAGGCCCGCCGCCAGGTCAGGGCCGCTGCGCTCAACATGGTCCGGCTGCGCACCGGCCGCCCCGGTCTCGTCCCGACGCCGGAGGAGGCGGAGGCGTACGAGTTCAGCGTGGTCGAACAGGACTTCATCGACTCCTGGAACGCGGACGTCGTGCACGGCACCGTCGACGAGGTCCGCACCCGCCTCGACGACCTCCACAAGCGCACCGGCGCCGACGAGCTGATGCTCACCACCCACGCCCACAGCGCCGACATCCGCCTGCGCTCGTACGACCTGATCGCGGACGCCTACGACCTGCCGCGCACCGGGGGTCAGGCCTGA
- a CDS encoding DUF3830 family protein, with product MTDTTDRYLEISLLKRQVVCRAKLLDDRAPRTCAAVWDALPLSGDVYHAKYARNEIYALFPPFAPQEPPLENPTVTPIPGDLCYFSFAGTELATQAYGYDAQVRPDTTLVDLALFYERNNLLLNGDVGWVPGIVWGQVVEGLEEMAAACNDLWRTGAAGETLRFSRA from the coding sequence ATGACGGACACCACCGACCGCTATCTGGAGATCTCCCTGCTCAAGCGTCAGGTCGTGTGCCGGGCGAAACTCCTCGACGACCGCGCGCCGCGCACGTGCGCCGCCGTCTGGGACGCCCTGCCGCTGTCCGGGGACGTCTACCACGCCAAGTACGCCCGCAACGAGATCTACGCCCTCTTCCCGCCCTTCGCCCCCCAGGAGCCACCCCTGGAAAACCCCACCGTCACCCCCATCCCCGGCGACCTCTGCTATTTCTCCTTCGCCGGCACGGAACTCGCCACGCAGGCGTACGGCTACGACGCGCAGGTCCGCCCCGACACCACCCTGGTGGACCTGGCCCTCTTCTACGAACGCAACAACCTGCTCCTCAACGGCGACGTCGGCTGGGTACCGGGAATCGTCTGGGGCCAGGTGGTCGAGGGCCTGGAGGAGATGGCGGCCGCGTGCAACGACCTGTGGAGAACAGGGGCGGCGGGGGAGACACTCCGGTTCAGCAGGGCGTAG
- the ehuC gene encoding ectoine/hydroxyectoine ABC transporter permease subunit EhuC, translating into MTPGLWELVLRGVWVTLQLLVFGALLATAVSFVVGVARTHRRWIVRFVAGLYTEVFRGTSALIMIFWVYFVLPLAFGWQLVPMWAGVLALGLTYGAYGAEIVRGALTAVDPAQREGGIALSFTPWQRMRLILLPQAVPEMIPPFANLVVELLKGTALVSVMGMGDLAFSGSLVRLALQESVEIYAYLLLIYFVIAFLLTRAMRALERRLKAGVGKAPVRKAAVPSARVPEGAGAGGGA; encoded by the coding sequence ATGACACCGGGACTCTGGGAACTGGTACTGCGCGGTGTCTGGGTCACCCTCCAGCTGCTGGTGTTCGGCGCGCTGCTGGCCACGGCCGTCTCCTTCGTGGTCGGGGTCGCCCGCACCCACCGGCGCTGGATCGTCCGCTTCGTCGCGGGCCTCTACACCGAGGTGTTCCGCGGTACCTCCGCGCTGATCATGATCTTCTGGGTGTACTTCGTGCTGCCGCTTGCCTTCGGCTGGCAGCTCGTCCCGATGTGGGCGGGCGTCCTCGCCCTCGGACTGACGTACGGGGCGTACGGCGCCGAGATCGTGCGCGGCGCCCTGACCGCGGTGGATCCGGCGCAGCGCGAGGGCGGTATCGCGCTGAGCTTCACCCCGTGGCAGCGGATGCGGCTGATCCTGCTGCCGCAGGCGGTCCCCGAGATGATCCCGCCCTTCGCCAACCTGGTGGTCGAACTCCTCAAGGGCACGGCGCTGGTGTCGGTCATGGGCATGGGCGACCTGGCGTTCAGCGGCAGCCTGGTGCGGCTGGCGCTCCAGGAGAGCGTGGAGATCTACGCGTATCTGCTGCTCATCTACTTCGTGATCGCCTTCCTGCTGACCCGGGCCATGCGGGCGCTGGAGCGGCGGTTGAAGGCCGGGGTGGGCAAGGCCCCGGTGAGGAAGGCGGCTGTGCCGTCGGCGCGTGTCCCCGAGGGCGCGGGCGCGGGAGGTGGTGCCTGA
- a CDS encoding D-2-hydroxyacid dehydrogenase has product MTSSQRPRLLVLDAEPRPRLGRLTGQATVEYADASTLAERLPYADVLLVWDFTSRAVRAAWPGGGPRPRWVHTASAGVDHLLCPELVAAEDTVVTNARGVFEAPIAEYVAALVLAMAKDLPRSWELQGRREWRHREALRVAGGRACVVGSGPIGRAIERHLGLLGLHTALVGRVARPGVHGPEELNRLLARADWVIAAAPLTEATYGMFDARRFGVMQPSARFVNVGRGQLVVEDALVEALRKRWIAGAALDVFEREPLGPDDPLWDVPGLIVSPHMSGDTVGWRDELGAQFVELFELWEAGKPLPNVVDKQRGYVPGH; this is encoded by the coding sequence ATGACCTCGTCCCAGCGTCCGCGTCTCCTCGTCCTCGACGCCGAACCGCGTCCCCGGCTCGGGCGGCTCACCGGGCAGGCGACGGTCGAGTACGCCGACGCCTCGACGCTGGCCGAGCGGCTGCCGTACGCCGATGTGCTGCTGGTGTGGGACTTCACCTCCCGCGCGGTGCGCGCCGCCTGGCCGGGGGGCGGGCCCCGGCCGCGCTGGGTGCACACCGCCAGCGCGGGCGTCGACCATCTGCTCTGCCCCGAACTGGTTGCCGCCGAGGACACGGTGGTCACCAACGCGCGCGGCGTGTTCGAGGCGCCGATCGCCGAGTACGTGGCCGCGCTCGTTCTCGCCATGGCCAAGGATCTGCCGCGCAGCTGGGAGTTGCAGGGGCGGCGGGAGTGGCGGCACCGGGAGGCGCTGCGGGTGGCGGGCGGCCGGGCGTGTGTGGTGGGGTCCGGGCCGATCGGGCGGGCGATCGAGCGTCACCTGGGGCTCCTCGGTCTGCACACGGCCCTGGTCGGGCGGGTCGCGCGGCCCGGTGTCCACGGTCCGGAGGAGCTGAACCGGTTGCTGGCCCGCGCCGACTGGGTGATCGCGGCCGCGCCACTGACGGAGGCGACGTACGGCATGTTCGACGCCCGGCGGTTCGGGGTCATGCAGCCGTCCGCGCGGTTCGTCAACGTGGGGCGCGGGCAGCTCGTGGTGGAGGACGCGCTCGTGGAGGCGCTGCGCAAGCGGTGGATCGCGGGGGCGGCGCTGGATGTCTTCGAGCGCGAGCCGCTGGGCCCGGACGACCCGCTGTGGGACGTCCCCGGGCTGATCGTCTCGCCCCACATGAGCGGGGACACGGTGGGGTGGCGGGACGAACTCGGCGCCCAGTTCGTGGAGTTGTTCGAACTGTGGGAGGCGGGAAAGCCGCTGCCCAACGTGGTCGACAAGCAGCGCGGGTACGTGCCCGGGCATTGA
- the ehuB gene encoding ectoine/hydroxyectoine ABC transporter substrate-binding protein EhuB, producing MAPATKTSGRTGKTRDPSRRSLLVGASALATAGALGAAGCSRVATASGTEGGELLDRLRAQGVVRLGIAGEIPFGYIDTDGELTGEGPEVARVIFKRLGVERVQPVPTEFGSLIPGLNSQQFDVVSAGMYINPERCAEVIFSEPDHQMLDAFVVRKGNPKGLNDYADVIRAKAKFATGSGYAQITHAVEAGYSESDIVIVPDQVAGLNAVEAGRVDVFAGTSLTTREVVKKSRTTEATKPFAALVDGKPRVDGAGFAFRPTETRLRDAFNVELRKMKESGELLRVLRPFGFTKAEMTDLTTKELCRA from the coding sequence ATGGCTCCAGCAACGAAGACCTCCGGGAGAACCGGGAAGACACGCGACCCCAGCCGCCGGTCCCTGCTCGTCGGCGCCTCCGCGCTCGCCACGGCGGGCGCGCTGGGCGCCGCCGGGTGCAGCAGGGTGGCCACGGCCTCCGGCACGGAGGGGGGTGAGCTGCTGGACCGGCTGCGGGCGCAGGGCGTCGTCAGGCTCGGTATCGCGGGCGAGATCCCGTTCGGCTACATCGACACCGACGGAGAGCTGACCGGCGAGGGGCCGGAAGTGGCCAGGGTCATCTTCAAGCGGCTCGGCGTGGAGCGGGTCCAGCCCGTGCCCACCGAGTTCGGGTCACTCATACCCGGGCTGAACTCCCAGCAGTTCGATGTCGTGTCGGCCGGGATGTACATCAACCCCGAGCGCTGCGCGGAGGTCATCTTCTCCGAGCCCGACCACCAGATGCTGGACGCGTTCGTCGTACGGAAGGGCAATCCGAAGGGGCTCAACGACTACGCGGACGTGATCCGGGCCAAGGCGAAGTTCGCCACGGGGTCGGGGTACGCGCAGATCACGCACGCCGTCGAGGCCGGGTACTCCGAGAGCGACATCGTCATCGTGCCCGACCAGGTGGCCGGGCTGAACGCCGTGGAGGCGGGCCGGGTCGACGTGTTCGCGGGGACCTCGCTGACCACCCGCGAGGTGGTCAAGAAGTCCCGCACGACGGAGGCCACGAAGCCCTTCGCCGCGCTCGTCGACGGCAAGCCGCGGGTGGACGGCGCGGGCTTCGCGTTCCGGCCGACCGAGACCCGGCTGCGGGACGCCTTCAACGTCGAGCTGCGGAAGATGAAGGAGAGCGGCGAACTGCTGCGGGTGCTGCGGCCCTTCGGGTTCACCAAGGCCGAGATGACCGACCTGACCACGAAGGAGCTCTGTCGCGCATGA
- the ehuA gene encoding ectoine/hydroxyectoine ABC transporter ATP-binding protein EhuA: MKEPESPGERVADTSELIRFENVTKRFGSNTVLDRLDFSVDAGKHVTLIGPSGSGKTTILRLLMTLTKPDEGTITVGGQRLFPASEKQCREVRKNIGMVFQQFNLFPNMKVLRNITEAPVTVLGLSKDEAEARARELLDMVGLADKCDAYPTQLSGGQQQRVAIARALAMRPQVLLLDEVTSALDPELVAGVLDLLRDIARTTDITMLCVTHEMNFARDISDQVLMFDSGQVIESGSPEKIFGDPSHERTREFLGAVL, translated from the coding sequence ATGAAAGAACCCGAGTCGCCCGGCGAGCGCGTGGCGGACACGAGCGAGCTGATCCGCTTCGAGAACGTGACCAAACGATTCGGCAGCAACACCGTCCTCGACCGGCTGGACTTCTCCGTCGACGCGGGCAAGCACGTCACGCTGATCGGCCCGTCCGGCTCCGGCAAGACGACGATCCTGCGCCTGCTGATGACCCTGACCAAGCCCGACGAGGGCACGATCACCGTCGGCGGGCAGCGGCTGTTCCCGGCGAGCGAGAAGCAGTGCCGTGAGGTCCGCAAGAACATCGGGATGGTGTTCCAGCAGTTCAACCTCTTCCCCAACATGAAGGTGCTGCGGAACATCACCGAGGCGCCCGTCACCGTCCTCGGGCTCTCCAAGGACGAGGCCGAGGCGCGGGCCCGGGAACTGCTCGACATGGTCGGGCTCGCCGACAAGTGCGACGCGTACCCGACCCAGCTCTCCGGCGGGCAGCAGCAGCGGGTGGCCATCGCACGGGCCCTGGCTATGCGCCCGCAGGTGCTGCTCCTCGACGAGGTGACGTCCGCGCTCGATCCCGAGCTGGTCGCGGGCGTGCTCGACCTGCTCAGGGACATCGCCCGCACCACCGACATCACGATGCTCTGCGTGACCCACGAGATGAACTTCGCCCGGGACATCTCGGATCAAGTTCTGATGTTCGATTCTGGCCAGGTGATCGAGTCGGGCAGCCCCGAGAAGATCTTCGGCGATCCGTCGCACGAACGTACGCGGGAATTCCTCGGCGCCGTCCTCTGA
- a CDS encoding decarboxylase, producing the protein MTALGFLYPGHSAEDDYPRMEQLLGSDIRVDVVHTDIGEDAHRVDALREMGAPERLAAGCEALRLSGAEAVVWACTSGSFVHGYEGAHEQIRSLARTAGLPASSTSFAFAHAAREVGATRVAVAATYPDDVARLFVDFLAAAGIEVLSVRGAGIVTAAEVGTWTLDDVLTLARAADHPDADALLLPDTALHTASHIPTLEKELGKPVLTANQVTLWEALRLADRRVNAPELGTLFTREPIVQA; encoded by the coding sequence ATGACCGCACTCGGTTTCCTCTATCCGGGCCACTCCGCCGAGGACGACTATCCGCGCATGGAGCAACTGCTCGGCAGCGACATCCGGGTGGACGTGGTGCACACCGACATCGGCGAGGACGCCCACCGCGTCGACGCCCTGCGGGAGATGGGTGCCCCCGAACGCCTCGCCGCCGGCTGCGAGGCCCTCCGCCTGTCCGGCGCGGAGGCCGTCGTCTGGGCCTGCACCAGCGGCAGCTTCGTCCACGGCTACGAGGGCGCGCACGAGCAGATCCGCTCCCTCGCCCGCACGGCCGGCCTCCCCGCCTCCTCCACGTCCTTCGCCTTCGCCCACGCGGCCCGGGAGGTGGGCGCCACCAGGGTCGCGGTCGCGGCGACCTACCCCGACGACGTGGCCCGTCTCTTCGTCGACTTCCTCGCGGCGGCCGGCATCGAGGTCCTCTCCGTCCGGGGCGCCGGCATCGTCACGGCGGCGGAGGTGGGGACGTGGACCCTGGACGACGTCCTCACCCTCGCCCGCGCGGCCGACCACCCCGACGCGGACGCCCTGCTCCTGCCGGACACGGCCCTGCACACCGCCTCCCACATCCCCACCTTGGAGAAGGAACTCGGCAAACCGGTCCTCACCGCCAACCAGGTCACCCTCTGGGAGGCCCTGAGGCTGGCCGACAGAAGGGTCAACGCCCCCGAACTGGGCACCTTGTTCACCCGCGAACCGATCGTGCAGGCATAG
- the ehuD gene encoding ectoine/hydroxyectoine ABC transporter permease subunit EhuD: protein MNWDWNAVTDFLPHFRDGLLVTLQALALGSVVSFLLGLVWALLVRTPTRWVSWPVGVVTEFIRNTPLLVQLFFLFYVLPEWGLTFSALTTGVFAIGLHYSTYTMQVYRAGIEAVPTGQWEAATALNLPLRRTWTVVILPQAVRRVVPALGNYVISMLKDTPILMVITVPEMLSEARLYAQETFRFTEPLTVIGVAFILISYSASLILRTLERRLVR from the coding sequence ATGAACTGGGACTGGAACGCTGTCACCGACTTCCTGCCGCACTTCCGGGACGGACTGCTGGTCACGCTGCAGGCGCTGGCCCTGGGTTCGGTCGTCTCCTTCCTGCTCGGCCTGGTGTGGGCGCTGCTGGTGCGGACGCCGACCCGCTGGGTGAGCTGGCCGGTGGGCGTGGTCACGGAGTTCATCCGGAACACTCCCCTGCTGGTCCAGCTGTTCTTCCTCTTCTACGTACTGCCGGAGTGGGGTCTGACCTTCTCGGCGCTGACCACGGGCGTCTTCGCGATCGGCCTGCACTACTCGACGTACACGATGCAGGTCTACCGGGCCGGTATCGAGGCGGTGCCGACGGGCCAGTGGGAGGCGGCCACGGCGTTGAACCTGCCGCTGCGACGCACCTGGACGGTGGTGATCCTGCCGCAGGCGGTCCGCCGGGTGGTGCCCGCGCTGGGCAACTACGTGATCTCGATGCTCAAGGACACTCCGATCCTGATGGTGATCACGGTCCCGGAGATGCTGAGCGAGGCACGGCTCTACGCCCAGGAGACCTTCCGCTTCACCGAGCCCCTGACCGTCATCGGGGTGGCCTTCATCCTCATCTCCTATTCGGCCTCCCTGATTCTGCGAACCCTGGAGCGACGCCTTGTCCGCTGA
- a CDS encoding decarboxylase, producing MNVSFLGGPRPQRGVGVIAPFDFALDRELWRWVPDDVSLHLTRTPYVPVEVSLDLARLVSEHETLHEAVRALNEVAPEVVAYACTSGSFVGGVAGERAMGEAMIRAGAAHAVTTSGAMLAALAELNAHRIALVTPYTVSVTQSLEEYLAEAGILVTGRASLGLVRHIWKVPYRDVVAMAHRAVRATAPDALFISCTNLPTYDVIPQLEAELRMPVISANQVTIWAALRQLGTRAVGPYQALLDESARQTFGAGPVPPPPVLPEEQEGWA from the coding sequence ATGAACGTCTCCTTCCTCGGTGGACCCCGTCCGCAGCGCGGCGTCGGTGTCATCGCCCCGTTCGACTTCGCCCTCGACCGCGAGCTCTGGCGCTGGGTGCCGGACGACGTCTCCCTGCACCTCACCCGCACTCCGTACGTCCCCGTCGAGGTGAGCCTCGACCTGGCCCGGCTGGTCTCCGAGCACGAGACGCTGCACGAGGCGGTGCGGGCCCTGAACGAGGTCGCGCCCGAGGTGGTGGCCTATGCCTGCACCAGCGGCAGCTTCGTCGGCGGGGTCGCGGGGGAGCGCGCGATGGGCGAGGCGATGATCCGCGCGGGCGCCGCGCACGCCGTCACCACCTCCGGCGCGATGCTCGCCGCCCTGGCCGAGCTGAACGCGCACCGCATCGCCCTGGTCACCCCGTACACCGTCTCCGTCACCCAGTCCCTGGAGGAGTACCTCGCCGAGGCGGGCATCCTGGTCACCGGCCGCGCCTCGCTCGGCCTGGTCCGGCACATCTGGAAGGTCCCGTACCGCGACGTGGTGGCCATGGCCCACCGCGCGGTACGGGCGACCGCACCGGACGCCCTCTTCATCTCCTGTACCAACCTCCCCACCTACGACGTCATCCCCCAGCTGGAAGCGGAACTGCGGATGCCGGTGATCTCGGCCAACCAGGTGACGATATGGGCGGCACTGCGTCAGCTGGGTACTCGGGCGGTGGGTCCGTACCAGGCTCTGCTCGACGAGTCGGCCAGGCAGACGTTCGGTGCGGGACCTGTTCCGCCACCGCCGGTACTGCCGGAAGAACAGGAAGGTTGGGCATGA